A stretch of the Hydra vulgaris chromosome 09, alternate assembly HydraT2T_AEP genome encodes the following:
- the LOC136085521 gene encoding uncharacterized protein LOC136085521: MFQKQQNDILSLISANLKLTNDRIDGLLKEISTLKETCEMLKKDNVNRNADQNKTNKQLIKFEKTQKDIEESLTFYQDCNDKKMSELEKKKSSNANIGENEKNKFRQLEDRQRRNNLRIEGVKENDNESWDDTEKIIINIFENNLNVNGVIIERAHRTGIIEKKNPRTIVIKLLNHKDKVKILKNANKLKGSGIYINEDFSLETSTIRKKLLEESKLHRTNGKYSVVIYDKLIVREFIKKKNNDK, from the coding sequence atgttccaaaaacaacaaaatgatATACTATCGTTAATAAGTGCAAATTTAAAACTGACTAATGATCGAATCGATGGATTGCTGAAAGAAATTAGTACATTAAAGGAAACTtgtgaaatgttaaaaaaagataacgTAAACCGAAATGctgatcaaaataaaactaacaagcagttgataaagtttgaaaaaacacaaaaagacaTTGAGGAAAGTCTAACGTTTTATCAAGATTGCAATGACAAAAAAATGAGcgagttggaaaaaaaaaagtcatcgaATGCAAATATAGgtgagaatgaaaaaaataaatttagacagCTGGAAGATCGACAAAGGCGAAATAATCTTCGAATTGAAGGAGTTAAAGAAAATGACAACGAAAGTTGGGATGATacggaaaaaataataataaacatttttgaaaataatctcaaTGTAAATGGGGTAATCATAGAAAGAGCGCATAGAACTggcattattgaaaaaaaaaatccaagaaCAATTGTAATTAAGTTACTTAACCATAAAGACAAagtaaaaatcctaaaaaatgcCAATAAACTGAAAGGATCCGGAATTTATATCAACGAGGATTTTTCGCTGGAAACTTCCACAATAAGAAAGAAACTTCTTGAAGAAAGCAAATTGCACAGGACAAATGGTAAGTATTCCGTTGTTATATACGATAAGCTTATTGTtagagaatttataaaaaaaaaaaataatgataaatga